The following are encoded together in the Zingiber officinale cultivar Zhangliang chromosome 8A, Zo_v1.1, whole genome shotgun sequence genome:
- the LOC122011670 gene encoding protein SEEDLING PLASTID DEVELOPMENT 1-like, producing the protein MEYIEAVENHMPQVIVIDEIGTKLEAIAASTIAQRGIQLAATAHGVTIENLIMNPSLEMLVGGIQSVTLGDKKQAEEVSKRLFWSTKDPQHFHVLRRLSQRLKYEYIIVKKPQ; encoded by the exons ATGGA GTATATTGAAGCAGTGGAGAATCATATGCCACAAGTTATTGTGATTGATGAAATTGGAACTAAACTTGAAGCAATAGCTGCTAGCACCATCGCCCAACGTGGTATCCAGCTTGCTGCCACTGCCCATGGAGTAACAATAGAGAATTTGATAATGAATCCTTCCTTGGAGATGCTTGTGGGAGGAATACAA AGTGTTACACTAGGTGACAAGAAGCAAGCAGAAGAGGTATCCAAAAGACTGTTCTGGAGCACAAAGGACCCTCAACATTTTCATGTGCTGCGGAGATTGTCTCAAAGATTGAAGTACGAGTACATCATAGTCAAGAAGCCACAGTAG